A single genomic interval of Pyruvatibacter sp. HU-CL02332 harbors:
- a CDS encoding MaoC family dehydratase: MAGLYFEEFEDGLVIDHPIRRTITESDNTLFSAMTMNPAALHLDHHYAETQTEFGKPLVNSLFTLGLMIGLSVHDTTMGTTIANLGMTDVVFPKPLFHGDTIRVETTVISKRESKSRPTQGIVTMDHVAFNQHGDEVARCRRQALMLKKPEDKS; this comes from the coding sequence ATGGCTGGATTGTATTTTGAAGAGTTTGAGGACGGGCTGGTTATTGACCATCCGATCCGGCGCACCATTACCGAAAGCGACAATACGCTGTTTTCGGCGATGACCATGAATCCGGCAGCCCTCCACCTTGATCATCACTACGCGGAAACCCAGACCGAGTTCGGCAAGCCGCTGGTGAACTCGCTCTTCACCCTTGGACTGATGATCGGCCTGTCGGTCCATGACACCACCATGGGCACAACCATCGCCAATCTCGGCATGACTGATGTCGTGTTTCCAAAACCGCTGTTTCACGGCGACACGATCCGGGTGGAAACGACTGTCATCTCCAAACGTGAGTCAAAGTCGCGGCCGACCCAGGGCATCGTGACCATGGACCACGTCGCCTTCAATCAGCACGGCGATGAAGTGGCGCGGTGTCGCCGTCAGGCTTTGATGCTCAAGAAACCGGAAGACAAATCCTGA
- a CDS encoding CoA ester lyase yields MRSLLFVPADSEKKRTKALDTQADGIILDLEDSVAESAKADARADTAAFLSTGDRNGKAIVVRVNPMDGDFCEADVATIVPARPDYLMLPKATPEGVQDLSDMMTAHETKAGMDVGTIGVLTVSTETPAALFAMDGYVHAPDRLAGLSWGAEDLAAELGATSNRRADGTYTDIFRLARSLTLAAARAAGVLAIDGVYTDFRNEDGLRAELADAVRDGFDAKLAIHPAQVPVINEALTPSPDEIAHAKAIVDAFDAAPDAGVLSLDGKMLDRPHLLQARRVLMRVSQP; encoded by the coding sequence ATGCGATCTCTCCTCTTTGTACCTGCCGACAGTGAGAAGAAACGCACCAAGGCGCTGGATACACAGGCCGACGGCATCATCCTTGATCTTGAGGACTCAGTAGCTGAAAGCGCTAAGGCAGATGCGCGCGCGGACACAGCCGCATTTCTGTCGACCGGCGACCGAAACGGCAAAGCCATCGTCGTGCGGGTGAACCCGATGGATGGCGACTTCTGCGAAGCTGACGTGGCGACCATTGTCCCTGCCCGCCCCGATTACCTGATGCTGCCCAAGGCAACGCCTGAAGGTGTTCAGGACCTCTCCGACATGATGACCGCCCATGAAACAAAGGCCGGCATGGATGTAGGCACCATCGGCGTCCTCACAGTCTCCACCGAAACACCCGCGGCGCTCTTCGCCATGGATGGATATGTCCACGCACCAGACCGGCTGGCGGGTCTGTCATGGGGCGCGGAAGACCTGGCTGCCGAATTGGGGGCAACGTCCAACCGGCGCGCCGACGGCACCTACACGGACATTTTCCGTCTGGCCCGTTCTCTCACTCTCGCAGCAGCCAGAGCTGCAGGCGTTCTGGCCATCGACGGGGTCTATACGGACTTCAGGAATGAAGACGGCTTGCGTGCTGAACTGGCTGACGCAGTGCGTGACGGGTTTGATGCCAAGCTCGCGATCCATCCTGCCCAGGTGCCCGTCATCAACGAAGCGCTGACGCCGTCACCTGACGAAATTGCCCACGCCAAAGCCATCGTGGACGCGTTCGATGCAGCACCTGATGCAGGTGTCCTGTCCCTCGACGGCAAGATGCTGGATCGTCCGCACCTGCTGCAGGCCAGACGCGTACTCATGCGCGTGTCGCAACCCTGA
- a CDS encoding wax ester/triacylglycerol synthase family O-acyltransferase: MRRLNIQDSAFLTVETDESPTHVAGLQILELPPRYKGNFFQDMFDRFDLSAPPQPPFNLKLGGDLSRLELTPRWVEDQDFDLDYHIRFVRLPEPGTMEQLTTFVSRLHGQRLDRNHPLWECYCIEGIEGNRVAMYIKVHHALVDGVAATAIMSSTLSRSSRNKMEQGFWQMTPKRAKVPAKQPVKQDMLSLATESLGQVVEGVGTTTRTLGELGGRMLRGGFHMLSGDSREAPLPFQSPNTVFNTTITRHRRFGVATLPLSRVKDAGKNLDATINDVVLAICSGALRKYLKLHNSLPTKPLTTMCPVSVRPKDAVQEGNSISMIITTLATDVEDPLERLEVIKRSSRAAKDKVNHLSREAATNYSLLLNAAVLATNAVGLGGTVPPPANLVISNVPGPREQLFINGAKLVANYPMSVLVHSQALNITVTSYMDSIDFGLMADRETIPDVDVMAEMITEAALDLEEAFERKMELQAFQASEALAGHKRLKEAQAEAQAKADAKRKRKAKSAAKKTAAKKKAAPKTKVKAKAKRTSKPKAKASPQADNTNKAETVAVTATVDTPVPTPPGENFSSAAE; this comes from the coding sequence ATGCGTCGCTTGAACATTCAGGATTCCGCCTTTCTCACCGTCGAAACTGACGAGAGCCCGACCCACGTTGCCGGACTGCAGATCCTCGAACTGCCGCCACGCTACAAAGGCAATTTCTTTCAGGACATGTTCGATCGCTTCGACCTGTCCGCCCCTCCCCAGCCTCCCTTCAATCTGAAGCTCGGCGGCGACCTGTCGCGCCTGGAGCTGACACCGCGCTGGGTTGAGGATCAGGATTTCGACCTCGATTACCACATTCGTTTCGTCCGCCTGCCGGAGCCCGGCACGATGGAACAGCTAACGACATTCGTCTCACGCCTGCACGGCCAGCGCCTCGACCGCAACCACCCTTTGTGGGAGTGCTATTGCATCGAAGGCATCGAGGGCAATCGCGTGGCCATGTACATCAAGGTGCACCACGCCCTTGTTGATGGCGTTGCCGCAACAGCGATCATGTCTTCCACATTGTCACGGTCTTCCCGGAACAAGATGGAACAGGGTTTCTGGCAGATGACGCCCAAACGGGCAAAAGTCCCTGCCAAGCAGCCAGTCAAGCAGGACATGCTCTCGCTCGCGACAGAGTCACTTGGTCAGGTTGTTGAAGGCGTTGGAACGACAACGCGCACATTGGGTGAACTCGGCGGCCGGATGCTGCGTGGCGGGTTCCACATGCTGTCCGGTGACAGTCGCGAAGCACCGCTCCCCTTCCAGTCTCCCAACACGGTGTTCAACACAACCATCACGCGGCATCGCCGCTTTGGGGTTGCAACCCTGCCGCTGAGCCGGGTCAAGGATGCCGGCAAGAACCTTGATGCCACCATCAATGATGTGGTGCTGGCCATTTGCTCCGGCGCCTTGCGCAAATATCTCAAGCTGCACAATTCCCTGCCGACCAAGCCACTGACGACCATGTGCCCGGTATCCGTTCGGCCCAAGGACGCTGTGCAGGAAGGCAACTCGATCTCCATGATCATCACCACACTGGCAACAGATGTGGAAGATCCGCTGGAACGTCTTGAAGTCATCAAGCGGTCATCACGGGCAGCAAAGGACAAGGTGAACCACCTGTCCCGCGAAGCCGCCACAAACTACTCGCTGCTTCTCAATGCAGCCGTGCTCGCAACCAACGCCGTTGGCCTTGGCGGTACGGTTCCACCACCAGCCAATCTTGTCATTTCCAATGTGCCGGGTCCGCGCGAACAGCTGTTCATCAATGGTGCAAAGCTGGTGGCCAACTATCCGATGTCCGTACTGGTTCATAGCCAGGCCCTGAACATCACCGTCACAAGCTACATGGACTCCATCGACTTCGGCCTGATGGCTGACCGCGAGACCATTCCCGACGTGGATGTCATGGCGGAAATGATCACCGAGGCGGCGCTCGATCTGGAAGAAGCGTTTGAGCGCAAAATGGAATTGCAGGCCTTCCAGGCATCTGAAGCCCTGGCAGGTCACAAGCGCCTGAAAGAAGCCCAGGCTGAAGCACAGGCCAAGGCGGATGCAAAGCGCAAGCGCAAGGCCAAGTCAGCGGCCAAGAAGACCGCCGCCAAGAAGAAGGCCGCGCCAAAGACAAAGGTGAAGGCAAAAGCCAAGCGGACTTCCAAGCCAAAGGCAAAGGCTTCGCCACAGGCGGACAACACCAACAAGGCTGAAACAGTCGCCGTGACGGCAACAGTGGACACCCCTGTGCCCACGCCTCCCGGTGAGAACTTCTCATCAGCTGCTGAGTAA
- a CDS encoding MATE family efflux transporter, with protein MSLVSFSAERLALYRAHLLELMRLAAPTMVQRGGVLTMSVVDTVMVGNFSSEQLAFQAIGHVPYAFVMLFLLGGIMGQLVVTSNAYGAGEHHACGAAWRRGVPYAFGLGCLGLIFCVFGGPILSLTGQSDELALEGGKVSIVLGIALPFLLMTVAGGYFLEGIKRPLPGMIIMIAANLLNILANWVLVFGVGPFPAMGAVGSAIATATVWTFQALVVNLYIWHLRDGEEFGIRRRVADKWRTFWNGGKRQRELGYAAGASLGTENAAFSIMQLMAGLMGPIALAGYAVTFNAFAVAFMVSIGIGTATAVRVGFYYGQRDKDQMAVAGWTGLVFNLMVMTVLGAVLIVFAEPIAGAYGDDMDLIMLAAGMIAFIAIILPLDTVQTVMASALRGMGETWVPTGFHLISYFGIMVPLAWYLGLYLERGPIGLLEAFLVASVFSAFVISLRFRSLAGRGGAGGLAN; from the coding sequence ATGAGCCTGGTTTCATTTTCTGCCGAGCGTCTGGCGCTCTACCGTGCGCACCTTTTGGAGCTTATGCGTCTTGCCGCGCCCACGATGGTGCAGCGCGGTGGTGTGCTGACCATGTCGGTGGTGGACACGGTTATGGTCGGCAATTTCTCCTCGGAGCAGCTCGCCTTTCAGGCGATTGGTCATGTGCCCTATGCCTTCGTGATGCTGTTTTTGCTCGGTGGCATCATGGGGCAGCTCGTTGTGACGTCCAACGCCTATGGGGCCGGTGAGCACCATGCCTGTGGCGCGGCCTGGCGACGGGGCGTGCCCTATGCCTTTGGGCTTGGTTGCCTTGGTCTCATCTTCTGCGTCTTTGGGGGACCCATCCTGTCTTTGACGGGGCAGTCGGATGAGTTGGCGCTTGAAGGCGGCAAGGTCAGCATTGTACTCGGCATCGCGCTGCCGTTCCTCCTGATGACGGTTGCCGGCGGTTACTTCCTTGAAGGCATCAAGCGGCCATTGCCTGGCATGATCATCATGATCGCAGCAAACCTGCTGAACATTCTGGCGAACTGGGTGTTGGTGTTTGGCGTCGGTCCGTTCCCTGCCATGGGGGCTGTCGGTTCGGCTATTGCCACGGCAACCGTGTGGACGTTCCAGGCACTGGTGGTCAATTTGTACATCTGGCATCTGCGTGACGGAGAAGAGTTTGGCATTCGCCGCCGTGTCGCGGACAAATGGCGCACGTTCTGGAACGGCGGCAAGCGTCAGCGTGAGTTGGGCTATGCGGCAGGTGCCAGCCTGGGCACGGAGAACGCGGCCTTTTCCATCATGCAGTTGATGGCCGGGCTGATGGGGCCCATTGCGCTTGCGGGCTATGCCGTGACGTTCAATGCTTTTGCGGTGGCGTTCATGGTGTCTATCGGTATTGGCACGGCTACAGCTGTGCGTGTCGGTTTTTACTATGGCCAGCGCGACAAAGATCAGATGGCCGTTGCCGGGTGGACCGGGCTGGTTTTCAACCTGATGGTGATGACCGTGCTGGGTGCTGTCCTGATCGTGTTTGCCGAACCGATTGCAGGTGCTTATGGCGACGACATGGACCTCATCATGCTTGCGGCAGGCATGATTGCCTTCATCGCGATCATACTTCCGCTAGACACCGTACAGACGGTTATGGCCAGTGCCTTGCGCGGCATGGGGGAAACCTGGGTGCCAACAGGTTTTCACCTGATCTCCTACTTTGGGATCATGGTGCCTCTGGCCTGGTATCTGGGGCTGTATCTCGAACGTGGGCCCATCGGACTGCTCGAAGCGTTCCTGGTTGCCAGCGTCTTTTCCGCATTTGTCATCAGTCTGCGGTTTCGCTCCCTTGCGGGGCGGGGGGGTGCAGGAGGGCTGGCCAACTAG
- a CDS encoding alpha/beta hydrolase — protein sequence MTSPVSTRVVKSARPSSADDRKRKSRSVHTLSLIAASLTGATQFAGAQTAETTDLIHYEWNDTRMVAQRAGDPDGTRVIFIHGTPGSAGAWEDYLSDVPDGFEYVAVDRAGFGESGPDDAVTSLADQAEALAPLVDGANRAGVVVVGHSLGGPVATMLGVLRPHSIKALVIVAGSLDPTLEEIHFMQPIGEWWGVRHMLPRMIRNANRELMVLEAELEALAPLLVNLKMPIQVVHGTQDNLTPFQNVSYMEAHFTSAPLTVTVLEGQNHFLPWNSKAEIDAAIDRAANSSQSTPSESELSETP from the coding sequence ATGACGTCCCCTGTTTCCACGCGTGTGGTCAAATCGGCGCGTCCCTCTTCTGCAGATGATCGCAAGCGCAAATCGCGCTCCGTGCACACACTCAGCCTCATCGCTGCCAGTCTGACAGGCGCAACACAATTTGCCGGCGCACAGACAGCTGAGACAACTGACCTCATTCACTATGAGTGGAATGACACGCGCATGGTTGCGCAACGCGCCGGTGATCCCGACGGCACCCGGGTCATCTTCATTCATGGCACGCCTGGCTCAGCCGGAGCGTGGGAGGACTATCTGTCCGACGTGCCGGACGGCTTTGAATACGTTGCCGTAGACCGCGCGGGATTTGGCGAAAGCGGGCCGGACGACGCCGTGACGTCCCTTGCAGACCAGGCGGAAGCCCTTGCCCCCCTGGTTGACGGCGCAAATCGCGCGGGCGTTGTTGTCGTGGGACACTCTTTAGGCGGGCCGGTGGCCACCATGCTGGGCGTGTTGCGCCCACACAGCATCAAAGCACTTGTGATTGTGGCAGGCTCTTTGGACCCCACATTGGAAGAAATCCATTTCATGCAGCCAATTGGCGAATGGTGGGGCGTGCGCCACATGCTGCCGCGTATGATCCGCAACGCAAATCGTGAATTGATGGTGCTGGAGGCCGAACTTGAAGCCCTTGCGCCCTTGTTGGTGAACCTCAAAATGCCAATTCAGGTGGTGCACGGTACGCAGGATAATCTGACGCCATTCCAGAATGTGTCGTACATGGAGGCGCATTTCACCTCTGCCCCCCTGACCGTGACCGTTCTTGAGGGCCAGAACCACTTTTTGCCCTGGAATTCCAAGGCAGAAATTGATGCAGCCATTGACCGGGCCGCCAATTCCAGCCAATCAACACCCTCTGAAAGTGAGCTTTCAGAAACACCGTAA
- a CDS encoding VTT domain-containing protein, which yields MDLSYEGLLALIESFSDNQLLVMLAITIGTLILEDAATVTAALLASEDVLPHSAALLSLYVGILFGDLGLYGLGAAAARWPRARRWVSEHRIMRGREFLEGSLFVTLFGARCIPGMRLPTYTAAGFVGIPFPRFALYAGALAAGWSTGLYTIIAILGETVLNELGPWRWGVAALVIALAIVLPRVTEKIIKSRSQKKAAPTDTP from the coding sequence ATGGACCTGTCCTACGAAGGGCTCCTGGCCCTCATCGAGTCGTTTTCCGACAACCAACTGCTGGTGATGTTGGCAATTACGATCGGCACCCTCATTCTTGAGGATGCGGCAACGGTGACGGCTGCCCTGTTGGCGTCAGAAGACGTGCTGCCTCATAGCGCAGCGCTGCTGTCGCTCTATGTCGGCATACTTTTCGGTGACCTTGGTCTCTATGGTCTGGGGGCCGCCGCGGCCCGTTGGCCGCGGGCGCGACGTTGGGTGTCAGAACACAGAATAATGCGGGGCCGGGAGTTTCTAGAAGGCTCCCTCTTCGTCACGTTATTTGGTGCACGATGTATCCCCGGCATGCGTCTTCCGACCTATACGGCAGCAGGATTTGTCGGCATTCCCTTCCCTCGTTTTGCCCTCTATGCAGGCGCATTGGCTGCTGGCTGGTCCACGGGGCTCTACACCATTATCGCCATTCTGGGCGAAACAGTGCTCAATGAACTGGGGCCTTGGCGCTGGGGCGTTGCCGCACTTGTGATTGCCCTGGCCATTGTGTTGCCACGCGTTACAGAGAAAATCATCAAGAGCCGCAGTCAGAAAAAGGCTGCGCCGACTGATACGCCCTAA
- a CDS encoding nitroreductase: MTNSPNDLVQLLKKRRSIVARDMGQDGPDADQLSDILKAGLRVPDHGKLGPWRFIVFEGSARAQFGGVLEAAYLASGMPDEDDRRQFERERFTRAKAVVAVISVVNPDSKIPEWEQILSSGAVCQNMLNAASAMGLAGQWLTEWYAYDPMVLQAMRLHENERVAGFMYFGSVVTPPNERVRPDLDDRMSHWRPEL, encoded by the coding sequence ATGACCAATTCGCCCAACGACCTCGTCCAGCTTCTGAAAAAGCGCCGCTCCATTGTTGCCCGGGATATGGGGCAGGACGGTCCGGATGCAGATCAGTTGTCCGACATTCTGAAGGCCGGTCTTCGTGTGCCGGATCACGGCAAGCTGGGCCCTTGGCGCTTCATCGTCTTTGAGGGAAGTGCGCGCGCTCAGTTCGGCGGTGTGCTGGAGGCAGCCTATCTCGCCAGCGGTATGCCCGACGAAGATGATCGGCGGCAGTTCGAGCGCGAGCGATTTACCCGAGCCAAGGCGGTCGTCGCTGTCATCTCTGTGGTGAATCCAGACTCCAAAATACCCGAGTGGGAACAGATTTTGTCGTCCGGTGCGGTATGCCAGAACATGCTCAACGCTGCGTCCGCCATGGGGCTGGCCGGGCAGTGGCTGACCGAATGGTATGCCTATGATCCCATGGTTCTGCAGGCGATGCGCCTGCATGAGAACGAGCGTGTGGCGGGCTTCATGTATTTCGGGTCAGTCGTCACGCCTCCAAACGAACGGGTGCGGCCGGACCTTGATGACCGCATGAGCCATTGGCGCCCTGAACTTTGA
- a CDS encoding methyl-accepting chemotaxis protein — MHIKSLSSMKLSRKLPAVIIGLAATAALVTSVLGFFGARSALDHAIEKELMVISTDRAHAVETYLKSIDEEIKFLASNDMIADAVISFTDGWKALQSQQTSTLQKHYITENPNPIGSKEVLDQARDGSLYSDYHGYYHPWFRDLQQSREYYDVFLFDTDGNLIYSVFKELDYATNLASGEWADSGLGRVFRAASKAAVGETVFDDFAPYGPSADAPASFIATPVFDRNNTRIGVIAYQMPAGVINRIMAEVEGLGETGQSYIVGSDLLMRSNSRFQEESTMLTVKVDSPAVHHALEGGHGVDIEPSLEGQEAFAAYSLVDVFGIKWAVIAEIEIAEAEKEVTTLLYVFMVVGLIVILCAGVLGTLMSRHVSKPVTAMTGAMRRLADKDWSVEIPYTDRQDEIGEMASAVLVFKDNGQEAERLQANEAEREARAAEEKRQAMNQLADSFETSVGEIVEAVSATAMDLKETAQGVAAIAEETTAQSATVAAAAEESSVNVQTVSSATEEMSASISEMQQQVMRSRDVSEHAAESVEQAVGQVTGLSDAANQIGDVLGLIQDIAEQTNLLALNATIEAARAGDAGKGFAVVASEVKSLATQTQKATEQIRQQIEGVQTESQTAVAAIGGIREVISQVTEISQSIAVAIEEQTAATGEIARNAQQAASGTHEVSSSVQGVSEASQQASAASTELLASSNSLAEQGDTLRERMGTFIEKVRAA; from the coding sequence ATGCACATCAAATCTTTGTCTTCCATGAAACTGTCGCGCAAACTGCCGGCGGTCATAATCGGACTTGCGGCAACGGCCGCGCTTGTAACCAGTGTTCTAGGCTTTTTCGGCGCTCGGTCGGCGCTGGACCATGCCATTGAAAAAGAACTCATGGTCATCTCGACTGATCGGGCACATGCCGTTGAGACCTACCTCAAGAGCATCGATGAAGAGATCAAATTCCTTGCCAGCAATGACATGATCGCAGATGCGGTCATTTCCTTCACGGACGGCTGGAAAGCATTGCAAAGCCAGCAGACATCAACGCTGCAGAAGCATTACATCACAGAAAATCCCAATCCCATCGGATCCAAGGAAGTTCTTGATCAGGCGCGGGATGGCTCGCTGTATTCGGATTATCACGGCTACTATCACCCGTGGTTCCGCGACCTCCAGCAAAGCCGCGAATATTATGATGTCTTCCTGTTCGATACGGATGGCAACCTGATCTATTCCGTCTTCAAGGAACTCGACTACGCCACCAACCTTGCCTCCGGTGAGTGGGCAGACAGCGGCCTTGGCAGGGTTTTCCGCGCTGCCTCCAAGGCAGCCGTCGGGGAAACAGTATTTGACGACTTTGCGCCTTACGGGCCTTCCGCTGATGCACCCGCCAGCTTTATCGCAACACCTGTCTTCGACCGCAACAACACCCGTATCGGCGTGATCGCCTACCAGATGCCGGCTGGCGTCATCAACCGGATCATGGCCGAAGTCGAAGGGTTGGGAGAAACCGGGCAGAGCTACATTGTCGGCAGCGATCTTCTGATGCGATCGAATTCCCGCTTTCAGGAAGAAAGCACGATGCTGACCGTCAAAGTGGATAGTCCTGCCGTGCATCATGCACTGGAAGGTGGCCATGGCGTCGACATTGAGCCAAGCCTCGAAGGCCAGGAAGCATTTGCTGCTTATTCACTGGTGGATGTGTTTGGCATCAAATGGGCCGTGATTGCCGAGATTGAAATCGCTGAGGCAGAGAAGGAAGTAACCACCCTCCTCTACGTCTTCATGGTCGTCGGCCTCATCGTTATTCTCTGCGCCGGCGTTCTGGGCACCTTGATGTCCAGACATGTCTCCAAACCTGTTACCGCGATGACGGGCGCCATGAGGCGTCTTGCTGACAAAGACTGGTCCGTCGAGATTCCCTACACCGATCGCCAGGACGAAATCGGCGAGATGGCAAGTGCCGTCCTGGTGTTCAAGGACAACGGCCAGGAAGCGGAACGGCTGCAGGCGAACGAAGCTGAACGCGAGGCGCGGGCCGCTGAAGAAAAACGCCAGGCCATGAACCAGCTGGCAGATTCCTTTGAAACCTCTGTGGGAGAAATCGTGGAAGCGGTTTCAGCCACCGCAATGGACCTCAAGGAAACCGCACAGGGTGTTGCCGCCATTGCCGAAGAAACCACTGCCCAGTCTGCAACTGTTGCGGCTGCAGCAGAGGAGTCTTCCGTCAATGTGCAAACCGTGTCCTCAGCCACAGAGGAAATGTCCGCATCAATCTCTGAAATGCAGCAGCAAGTCATGCGCTCACGCGACGTGTCCGAACATGCAGCAGAGAGTGTGGAACAGGCAGTAGGACAGGTGACCGGTCTTTCCGATGCCGCCAATCAGATTGGGGATGTACTGGGTCTTATCCAGGACATTGCAGAACAGACCAATCTCCTGGCTCTCAACGCCACCATTGAAGCAGCCCGCGCCGGAGACGCCGGCAAGGGCTTCGCCGTGGTTGCCAGCGAAGTGAAGTCTCTGGCCACCCAGACCCAGAAAGCAACGGAGCAAATCCGGCAGCAGATTGAGGGTGTTCAGACGGAAAGCCAGACTGCGGTTGCTGCCATTGGTGGCATTCGGGAAGTAATCAGTCAGGTGACTGAAATCTCCCAGTCCATTGCGGTTGCCATTGAAGAACAGACGGCCGCAACCGGTGAAATTGCCCGCAACGCGCAACAGGCAGCCAGCGGCACACATGAGGTCTCTTCCAGTGTGCAGGGTGTCAGCGAAGCGTCACAGCAGGCATCAGCGGCATCGACTGAACTTCTGGCATCATCCAACAGCCTTGCAGAACAGGGCGATACCCTGCGTGAGCGGATGGGCACCTTCATTGAGAAGGTCAGAGCCGCATAG
- a CDS encoding methyl-accepting chemotaxis protein, translated as MRAPRLSELTLSQKLPAVMIGLTVAAVTITTSLAFFGAKDALDTQVSNKLTNVAADRALEVEEYVDALGQELAILAASTTVIEAIGAFDDAWLSLGSNAAQKLQRDYITDNPYPADKRHELLTKEDGSFYSHTHSYYHPWFRDLQQRRGYDDVYLFTTSGDLAYTVFKDADFATDFANGEWAQSGLGRVFNAAIKADAGTIIFEDFSAYGPSSGQPASFIGMPVFDRIGNRAGVIAYQIPASVINGLMAKSNGLGETAESFLVGPDKLMRSDSRFSATPTTLSRNVTSNAASLGLSGNAGVISSVNLMGEDAYAAYDHISLFGKDWAVVVEISKAEAEAEISALLIQFLVVATLVLVGAAAVGFFVARGITKPLTAMTSAMDGLSNKDWSINIPSLDRKDEIGAMAQAVQIFKTAGQDADRLQAEEAEREARMAKEKQQAMNQIADDFELSVGEVVEAVASTARDLKDTAQGVSSIAEETTAQSANVAAAAEESSVNVQTVSSATEEMSASISEMQQQVLRSRDVSEQAAENVEQAAGQVTGLSDAANQIGDVLELIQDIAEQTNLLALNATIEAARAGDAGKGFAVVASEVKSLATQTQKATEQIRQQIEGVQSESKTAVAAISSIRDVIAQVTEISQSIALAIEEQAAATNEIAGNAQQAANGTQEVSSSVLGVSEASQQASAASTQLLSSSNTLAEQGDTLRERMNAFVNQIRAA; from the coding sequence ATGCGCGCACCCCGCCTTTCTGAACTCACACTCTCCCAAAAACTTCCCGCCGTCATGATCGGCCTGACCGTAGCTGCGGTGACGATCACGACATCACTGGCTTTCTTCGGAGCCAAGGATGCCCTGGATACACAAGTCAGCAACAAGCTGACGAATGTCGCTGCGGACCGCGCTCTCGAGGTTGAAGAATACGTGGATGCACTCGGGCAGGAACTCGCAATCCTGGCTGCCAGTACAACCGTCATTGAAGCAATTGGCGCATTCGACGACGCATGGTTGTCCCTTGGCAGCAACGCGGCTCAGAAGCTCCAGCGCGACTACATTACGGACAATCCCTACCCCGCGGACAAGCGACATGAGCTGCTGACAAAGGAAGACGGGTCCTTCTACTCCCACACCCACAGCTACTACCACCCATGGTTCCGCGACCTGCAGCAGCGTCGTGGCTATGACGATGTCTATCTCTTCACGACATCAGGTGATCTCGCCTACACCGTCTTCAAGGACGCGGACTTCGCAACCGACTTTGCAAATGGCGAATGGGCACAGTCCGGCCTGGGGCGGGTGTTCAACGCAGCGATCAAAGCTGACGCGGGAACCATCATCTTTGAGGACTTTTCTGCCTACGGCCCCTCTTCCGGCCAGCCGGCCAGTTTCATCGGGATGCCGGTATTTGACCGCATCGGCAATCGCGCAGGCGTCATCGCCTATCAGATCCCAGCAAGCGTCATCAATGGTCTGATGGCCAAGAGCAATGGATTGGGTGAGACCGCCGAAAGCTTCCTGGTTGGACCAGATAAGCTCATGCGCTCGGACTCACGCTTCAGCGCCACACCGACCACCCTAAGTCGCAACGTAACATCCAATGCGGCGTCATTGGGCTTGTCGGGCAATGCTGGTGTCATCTCCTCAGTAAACCTGATGGGCGAAGACGCCTATGCCGCCTATGACCATATTTCACTGTTCGGCAAGGACTGGGCGGTGGTCGTGGAAATCAGCAAGGCGGAAGCTGAAGCCGAGATCTCGGCTCTTCTCATTCAGTTTCTGGTCGTGGCCACCCTGGTTCTCGTCGGCGCAGCAGCGGTTGGCTTCTTTGTTGCCCGCGGCATCACCAAGCCTCTTACCGCGATGACATCTGCAATGGACGGCCTCTCCAACAAGGATTGGTCCATCAACATCCCAAGTCTTGACCGCAAGGATGAGATCGGCGCCATGGCGCAGGCAGTTCAGATTTTCAAAACAGCGGGCCAGGACGCCGATCGCCTTCAGGCTGAAGAAGCCGAACGTGAGGCGCGTATGGCGAAAGAAAAACAGCAGGCAATGAACCAGATCGCGGACGATTTTGAATTGTCCGTAGGTGAAGTTGTTGAGGCCGTTGCCTCAACAGCGCGCGACCTGAAGGACACGGCTCAGGGCGTCTCCTCCATTGCAGAGGAAACAACTGCGCAGTCTGCCAATGTTGCAGCTGCGGCCGAAGAATCTTCGGTCAACGTACAAACCGTGTCCTCTGCGACTGAGGAAATGTCGGCATCAATTTCAGAAATGCAGCAGCAGGTTCTCCGGTCGCGCGATGTGTCCGAGCAGGCCGCCGAAAACGTTGAGCAGGCTGCTGGTCAGGTAACCGGGCTGTCAGATGCTGCCAACCAGATTGGGGACGTGCTGGAGCTTATTCAGGACATCGCAGAACAGACAAACCTGCTCGCCCTCAATGCCACCATCGAAGCAGCACGTGCCGGCGATGCGGGCAAAGGCTTTGCGGTGGTCGCCAGCGAAGTAAAGTCACTGGCAACCCAGACCCAGAAAGCAACCGAGCAGATCCGTCAGCAGATTGAAGGCGTGCAGTCTGAAAGCAAAACGGCTGTGGCAGCCATCAGCAGCATCCGGGATGTGATTGCCCAGGTGACGGAGATCAGCCAGTCCATTGCGCTCGCAATTGAGGAACAGGCAGCAGCAACCAATGAAATCGCTGGCAATGCTCAGCAGGCGGCCAATGGGACGCAGGAAGTGTCTTCCAGTGTGCTTGGTGTCAGCGAAGCATCCCAGCAGGCTTCAGCAGCATCGACCCAGCTGCTGTCATCATCAAACACACTGGCCGAACAAGGCGACACACTGCGCGAGCGCATGAACGCCTTCGTCAACCAGATCCGGGCAGCATAG